ACCAACTGCTGCTGTGTTGAAACCCTGCGATCGCGCGTAAGCTAAGAGTGACTCTTCATCTAAAAAGTTGTTACCGGGGAATTTTTCATCAATATCCCCCAAAACCGCATCATTTTCGATGAATGGCGTGACACTACCATTGGCATTAGGGCTAGGAAAACCAGTGTAGATAGTGTTGCTAAAGTCACCTGTATCACCAAGATAATGCCCCGTGGCGATCGCAGAAGCGTTCGGTGTGGTAAATGTCGGAAACAGTGAATGACTATTAGCGAAACTAACTCCCTGCTGACGGACACTATATAAAGTTGGGGTATCAATTGAGTTTACAGAACCGTTACGCAATCCATCTGCAACAAAAATAATGACATTTCTACCGTTGTCGTTTGTATCAGCCATGCTTACTATTCCTTAAGTATTGTGAGCTACGATTAATCGCAGCAATTGTGTATCTGTATGAGCGATTAATTACGCTTAAGCCAAGCAAAAAATTCTTGGCTACAGAAACCTAAATAGTATTTGGCGACAAAATGCTTAGTGTCCACACAAAATAGGGCAGACAATTAAATGAACTTAACTTTGGTTACTGTCTCAAAAGATAGTTGTTCAATGTTTAAGGAAAGTTATAAACAAGTTAAGATTTTGGACAAAAAGATTCCCGATTTCTTCAAGAAGTCGGGAATCTAATCCTTTAGATAGAGAGCAAATCAAAATATGATTGCAATATCACTCTTTAGAGTTAGCAAAAGCGCTACAGCTTAATTCATTTTGAACATTGAATCTAAGCTGTAATCATTTTTCGGCTAAATGACACTAGCAGAAAAAACGAAATCATTTGCTGTGAGGCTAGTTGATGTAACTCCAACTAATGAAGCCAACTCTGTATTTCCGGCTTTCACCAAAGTATCGCTACCTTGTTGTAATAGAGTTAAGGCACTAAATTGAGTAACACCAATACCGCCCAGCCCGATTTTATCAATGCCAACTACAAAATCAGTCACAATGTTCTTGCTAGTTGGCAGATTGGCGTTAGCAATCCAGAATTGGTCAGCACCAGTACCACCAGTTAAGCGATTACCACCCTGTTGACCAGCAAATAGCACATCATCACCATCGCCACCAGACAAGGAATCATTGAAATTGGAGAAGAGTTTGTCATCGCCAGAACCACCGTAGAGACGGTTATTGCTACCGCCACTTCTGAGGGTGTCATTACCTGAGCCACCAAATAATGATTGACGAGAACCTTCAATTACAGTGAGGCTATCATCACCTGTACCGCCAAGTAAATTATTACTACCACTGGCTTCTACTACGGTAATAACATCATTACCATTGCCACCATCAGCACTGGTATTTTGAGCCGGGCCATTTTGACCAATAAATATCTGATCGTTACCGTCTCCTGTGGATACTGAAGAGTCGCTGCCGGCTAGTACCGTGTCTTCACCGTTTCCGGTTTGGATTGTGTTCCCTTTAGTACCCTCGACAAAATCTGCTCCGTCACCGGTGAATAGAGTTTGATTTGGTTGAACGGTAATATCATCGCTGGTAGTAGAGCCAAAGTTAATTTCTTCAGTTTGAGGTTGACCTAAACCAGGAGCAAGGTTAAGGGGCTTCTCCAACTTCAGCAGTAGAATTTCATTGTTATCTATGACTGGATTTTGAGGATCATTTCCAGGACGACCTGTAGAGAAGGGATAATTGTTGTCATTGGCTACCAAAATGGTATTTTTGTCAACAACTAAAACGTTTTCAATTGTGACAAATGGGAAGTCAAAGGTGGTTTTACCATCTCCATTCAGGTCGTTGGGGTCTTGGATGTTTAACAAGTCTGCAACTTCTTCTTTGGCTACATAACCATTAGAATCTGCTTTAGACAAGTCAATTTTGTAGATCCGCTTGAATTTAGCTGAGGCTCCTTGACCATTATCCCGTTCAATGACTAGGTACTCATTATCGTTAATGACTGCTAAATCGCCGATCGCATTTGCCGGATTATCCAATCTGTAGTACAGCTTTTTATCAGTGTACTTGTGGCTAGCTAAATCAAATTCGTTAATCCGCAAAGCACCAGGAGTATCACCTTGAACTGTACCCTCTAGCAGCATATAGAGCTTGGTTTTGCTGGCGTTGATTGCTCCACCTTCAAAACCTTTTGAGCCACCCAAGTTAGCAAAGGCATCTCCTGAGAGAACATCTGGGTTTTGTGGCGATCGCACCACATTATACTGAGGATCGTCTCTGAGTTGATCTCGTACTTCATCGGCGATATCTGGGAAATCTGAGAAGAGTGCATCTACCCCTAATTGATAGAACTGCTGAATTTCTAGCTCTAACTTGCCTTTGTAATCTGCTGCTAAATACTGATCTTCCGCACGGAAGGTATAGGGATGAACCTGTAAACCTGCGTTGTGAGCATCTTGAATTAAGGTTGAAGGAGGTAATGTTGTCTTGTCAGCATCATTAACTGCTCCATCCCCATTCACATCATCGGCTTTGCCATCGCCATTAGCATCAGTACCTTTGACGCTCACAATCATCCGCTTCCAAGGGCCAATGCCATCGGCATAAGTGGCAACTTCAGCCAAGCCTTCTGGTGTTCGCAAGTCGCCATAAGTCCGAGTGTCACCACTGACTTTCAAATCATAAGGCTGACTTTCGATGATTTTGCCGTTGATATCAATGTCACTGGCATCTAGCAATTGAACTAGGGGAATATCTACCCCAGCCGCAGGCATAATTACATCATGTAGTTCTTTGAGGTTGCTCACTTCAAAGGACTGGATAAAGATGCGACTGGGGTCAGTAAAGTTATTTGCCTTCAGCGTATCAATTAGTAACTGGCTGATGTTTCTGTTTATTTTGTCTGTGGTGCCTACATAAGTAGCTTCATCTGCCGAATAGGTTGGATGCTTAGTTTCAGGATAGATGCCAATCTTTTTACCTGTATCGGCTTCTACTTGCTTAACCAAATCGATGATTTCTGTGAGGGTAGGAATCTCAAATAGACCATCAAAGGACTGATCACGGAAAGGTAGACGTTCTTCGGCGCGTAAAGTCTTGATTTCAGCTAAAGTAAAGTCTTCTGCAAACCAACCTGTAATTGTGTTTCCATCTAAACTTACCGTTTTCTTGCGATCGGCAAACTCTGGATGCTTGTAAACATCTGTGGTTGTGTTGCTGAAATTGACAGTACCATCAGCGTTTAAAACTGCTAAAGCTGGCTCATGGCGAGCAATTAGCACACCATCTTTTGTAACTACCAAATCAGGCTCAATAAAGTCAGCGCCTCTTGCAATTGCTTGCTTATAAGACTCTAAGGTGTGTTCTGGACGATAACCACTTGCACCTCTGTGACCAATGACTTTAGGTGCTTCGCCATCTAAAGTTTTGAATCTGTCGGGTGTAGCAATGGGAGCCTCTAATAACTTACCACTGGCATCAAAATGCAACAGGTAAGGGCCAAACTCTTCTCCAACCCAAATTGTCCCGTCTTTATCAAAGACGAATGACTCTACATCAAAGTCTGCACCAGTCAGTAATCTTCCAGTAGTTCCCTCATTCACAATTTGGAAAGGAACTTTGTTGTTAGGGTCAGACAGTTGAATGTAATCTAAAACTTTAACGCTGCCGTCTCCATTTTCTGTTCCCTTAAAATTCGGGTCTAGACGATTGATTCGTAGCAGAAAATCTTCACTATTATCTTTGCTACCGTAACCGTTATCTGACAGGAAGTACAAAGAGTCGCTGTTAGCAAATTGAACACCGCTAAAGCCCTGTATTGGCTGTCCGGGGAAAGGCCCGGTTCTGCCATTCGCTGAAATGTCTGCACCGGAAACTGGCCCATCACTAAAGGTATCAGCAGGTAAAGAAGCAAAACCAACTAACTCAACTTGGGGTACAGGTGTAGCAATTAATAGTTGACCACCCCGGCTGTGTTCACCATTGAGTACATTCAACTGGTTTAAATCTACATCATTGAGTACACCGCTAGCTTGGACATCAAATAAGTAGGAACTGCGACCTAGTTGAGGATTAGAAGCGGCTTCGATAATACCAGAGCTTTCCCAAGAACCCAAGCCACTATTAAAGGCAGTACCTTGGGCATTCTGGTCTACTTCAAACAGAGGTTTGATGGTATCGGTAGCAATATCGTAAGACCAAACGCGATCATTACGTTGCTGGGCATCTATTATTTCTCCACCTAAACCTGCTGTATCTTCTTGGAGTAAGAGTTTGCCATTTTTATCAACAGTTACGTTGTCATAGCTTACTCCTGTATTTGGGCCACCAGTTAGTACCAATTCAAAGTTACTAATCTCTGCTGTTGGGTCACTTGCATTCAGGCTGAAGCGATAAGCTTTACCGTAAGGATTTTCAAAAGTGCCATTAGCCAGTTGATCCTCTGTTCCAGTGGTAACAAAGTAGAAAGTACCTGGATTGTTTGGGTCTTCCGTTATATCTTCCAGACGACGGAAGTTTGTAGAACGCAACACTCCATTGTCGCTACCATTTACCCAATCGCTGAGAGGTTTACCAGCATTGAGTAGCTGGTCGTCTCCACGGTCTTCTGTACCTTTGGTATCATAAACAGCCGAGCGATCGACCTTAGTCCAAGTAGCTTTTACTTTTGTACCTTCTGCTAAGGTTTCATTGTCATATCCTGTCACCTTGAGGACGTACAAATCTCCGTCTTTCAGGCCATTCGGGTCTTCTGCTGTTTGATTACCGACGAACATATATAGTTCGCCATCACCATTGTCTTCGGTTGATAGTAGAACTGTTTTACCTGAATTGGTGGCGCGATACTGAGATGCTGCTAGTACGTTTTCTTTGGAGAAGCGACCTAAACCATCTATAGATTGAGCAGTACCATCAGTTGTGACGGACCAACCCAAACTATCACTATTCTGCTCATCGGCGGTAAAGAATATTGGCCCACCTTCAAAACCATAAGTTGCTAAGTATGCTGAACAGAATCGACCAAAGTTAATACCTGTTTGGGTTACAGCATCAGATGTAACTGTAATCTTGCCTAATTCATTACCTTTACTATCAACCGCATTCTCTATTAGGTCTTTACCACCTACTAGCTTCCAGTTCTTATCAAATTGCAATAGCGAAATTCTACCGCCTGTAATTTGTCCAGAAATTGTGCTGGAAAAATCTGTTTTAGTAGTGTCGCTCAATTCATGGTTGACGAATACATAGTAAGCATCGTCAGTCTCATAAATGCCCAAACCGTCAGGGATGCCTGTAAAAGCATACTTTTCAGTACCACTGGGGACAAAGGAACCAAATTCTCCCTGTAGCAATGGGATTTCATCTCCAACTGTCAGGAGTTGATTCAGTCTGTAATTTGACCCATCGAGTGCTTTAACATAAGCGGGATCGGTCGTTCTACCATCTTGAACAGGCTTTTGAGCAATTTGGGGAATTGCGGCTAAAAGTTGTCCACCTTCTGCATGGTTGCCGTTGAGAATATTCTGGTCTGGCGCACCTGCTACATTATTTTTGACGGTGTGAGCCTGTACATCAAACAAGTAAGCACCGCTACCTGGTAATGATTCGGAAGGAATTTCGATAATGCCAGAACTTTCCCACTGCCCTTTGGCATTTGGGTCGTTGTATACAGTACCAGCAGCATCTTCATTCAAAGCAAACACACGAGCGATCGCTTTGGTAGTGGGGTCGAAAGACCAAACAGAAGCTTCCCGGTTTTCTGCTGCCATTACGTCGCCACCGTAGGAGGTTTGATCCTCTTGAAGCAAGATTTTGCCAGATTTATCAACTGTGATGTTGTCATAGCTGACACCTTTACCAGGCCCACCCGTTAACAACAGTTCAAAGTCACTGATTCCGGCTGTGGGGTCGGAGGTATTTAATTTAAAGCGGTAGAGTCTGCCATAAGGGTCTTCTGCTTCGGCAGGATTATCGGTTGCTCCGGCTGCTGTCCCCTGACCTTGTTTATTTTTAGTGCCTGTGGTGACGAAATAGAAAGTTCCTGGATTATTTTGATCTTCGGCAAAATCTTCAATGCGCTGGAAGCTGGTTGAATTGTTGGCAGAATTAACGAAGGCTGTGAGATCGCTACCATCTACTTTTGGTGTACCGTCTGCATTGAAGATGATTGATTTATCAACCTTTGTCCAGGTTGCAGCTTTTTGGGTGCCTTCGCTAACTTGACCCTCGAATTCTGCACCATTGACTTTCAGAACGTATAAATCTCCGTTATTAAAGCCATTGGGGTCATCTGCGGTTTGTTGACCAACCCATAAATACAGTTCGCCGTCATCATTATCTTCTGATACAAACAGCACTGTTTGATCGGAGTTCTCTGCCCGATATTGAGAAGCTGCAACTACGTTCTCTTTTCTATAGCGACCTAAGCCGTCAAGCGCCTGTGCTGTACCATCTGGGGTTACAGCCCAACCCCGACTTGTATCACCACCTTCTTCAGGAGCAAAGTAGACGGGAACCTCTGTACCACTAGCATCTACGAAACCGGATTGGGCTAGGTAAGATGAGCAGAAGCGATCGAAAGGACTAATGGTTGCTCCACTGGCATTGGTGTATAAACCAGTTTGAGTATTTAAGGTATAAGTGCCAGTTGAGTCTACTATGGTGTCAATCAGGTTTTTACCGCCGATGACCTTCCAATTTTCATCAAAAACAAACAGCGACACCCTCGCACCAGTGATTTTTTCACCAGGAAATGTGCTGGAAATATCTGTTGTGACAGAGCCGCCTAGCTCATGATTCAACCATACATAGTTGTAGGTTTTTCCAGCGATCGTTACTTGGGTAGCACCTGTGCCATCAGGAATACCAGTGAAGGCATATTTTTCGGTGGCATCAACTTGGGGGGCTTCATCGATGTCAAACGTGCTAGTTAACAGGGGTACTTCATCCCCTACAGTCAATAAAGGTACGATTATTCTATTGTCAGAGTTATTTACTGTATCGACGTAAGCCGATGCTGTTGTTCTTCCGTTCTCAATAGCCATAATTAGAATGTTTTTTGGTGGGTATTTGGATTTAGCTGCATCACAAGCTATTCAAGTTCTCTCAACTGCATTACTTGTGGTAAAAAGCAATCATTTTCTCACTCTATTAACCGGAATTATGGGAATATTTCAGAATTACATTACAAAAATATTGTTCGGTTCAGTCGAAAATTGCTATTAACTCCGAGTCTTTTTTCACAGTTATTGAAAGCTAGAGTAATGATGTTCAAATGTTAACTACTAATCTGTGTTAGCTAGTAAGAGTGTGCAACTAAATTCCGAGTTTAAGTTGGTCGATAGTAGTTATGAGAGAACTTGACCATTATTAGAGATGTTTCCATTGAAAGATTAAGAAAAGAATAAGTTAAACGGAAGAGATGATTAAAATACATTTAAATAAAAAATAATTTTTATTCACCCTTGCTGTATAATTCTTTTTAAGAGTTTTAAAGAGATGAAAGTTAATTTTTTTAGTTTGAATTTGCTAGCGATCGCATCAACTTTGCTGTCCAATAAATAGGCTGTAGGGACGTATAGCGGTACGTCCCTACTAAAGACTGTTCTATGAGAAGCTAGGCAACGAATTAAGCCACGATACTAGCCGAGAAAACGAAATCATTTGCTGTGAGGTTAGTTGATGTAATGCCAACTAATGAAGCCAATTCTGTATTTCCAGCTTTCACTAAGGTGTCACTACCCTGTTGTAATAGCGTTAAACCACTAAACTGAGTAATACCAATACCGCCCAGCCCGATTTTGTCAATTCCGGCTGTAAAATCAGTAATGATGTTCTTGCTAGATGGCAGACTGGCGTTAGCAATCCAGAATTGGTCTGCACCAGCACCACCACTGAGGCGATTGCTACCTCCTTGACCAGCAAATAGCACATCATCACCATCGCCACCAAATAGCGAATCATTGGTATTAGAAAAGATTTTGTCATCTCCAGAACCACCATACAGACGGTTATTGCTGCCGTTACTGGTGAGGGTGTCGTTACCTAGACCACCAAATAATGATTGGCGAGAACCTTCAATGACTGTGAGAGTATCATTACCTTCCGCCCCAAACAAATTATTATTACCATTGGCTTCCACTACGGTAATAACATCATCACCATTGCCACCATCAGCACTGATATTTTGAGCAGCGCCGTTTTGACCAATTACAATTTGATCGTTACCATCTCCGGCAGAGACTGAAGAGTTACTACCTACGAGTACAGTGTCATCATCATTCCCAGCCTGGATTGTATTACCTTCAGTGCCCTCGACAAAATCTGCTCCGTCACCTGCAAAGAATGTTTTTCCTGGCTGAACTGTAATATTATCGCTGTTGCTAGAGCCGAAACTGCCGAGGAAAGTTGGCTTTACACCTGTCAGGTTAACAGGATTGCGGGGATCGTAACTTGTGGTGTCAATATTTAGAAAATTGGGCAAGGCATTGGCTATATTCTCCCAAGGTACCAACTTAAAGTTAGAGTTGACGTTTTCACCATCAATGTTTTTGGCCGGTTCATTGGAGCCATCTTGAGTTACAAATAAACCAAATGGGAAGTTCGGCCCCAGTGGCACGTTAATCACATCTGCACCGTCTGATTCTTGTACCCTGTCAATTGACCCATTGTTACCAACGGCAAAGTTACCCACATATTCGTTATTGCCTTCACGGGTGTAGGCAACAAAGGTACTATCGCCTTGGCTGGATGCTAGCAGATAACCTGTGCCGTTTTTGCCGTAGTAGATGGTCAACCCTTCTGCATCATCGGTAAGGTGAGAACCACCCTCAAAACGGACGCGATCGATCAGCTTGCCTGTTGTGCCACCGTCTGGTTCTGCCTGAAATTTCCAGATGCCCACATCTTCTTGGGCTATGTAGAGAAAGCCGGTTTCTTGGTCAACGACCATACCCTCTGTTTGGGGAGAACGGTCTGCGGCTGTGGGTGAGGGGATGGTGAACTCCCGTACCAGTTCCGCTCCAATTTTGCCATTACCTTTGTCAATTAGCTTGAATTGAGCTATATCTCCAGTTTGGCGGCGACTGGTAAAAACATAGTAATCATTAGTTATAGGGCTACGGTATAAGGTAAGCCCGTAAGAACTGCGAGTTGATGCGGAATAGGGAGGTTCAAAAGGTGAGGCTTGGAAGATAGTGCCAATATTGCTATCGGTGATATTTTCTAGGTAGTTACCGTCTATGCCAGGGTTGGGGTTAATTTTGAAAATTGCTAGTTTATCATTTTGGCGATCGCTAGCTACGGCAATATCAATAGATTGATTGCCTAATTTAAAACCGTATTGCAGATCGATGTTGTTGTAGCGAATACCACCAGGATTAACTGTTTGCAATAAATTACCAGACAGGTCATAAACCCGCAATCCAGCATTTTTGACTGAGGTTAGTACTAAACTATCAGCAGCATTTGTGGCGTTAACATAGATGGCTGGGTCATCAGCATCAGCATTCTGATCTACAGCAGGTAATGCTGGATCTTCATCGTCAAATAAACCAGGACGAGTTTCTACTGTAGGTGCAGCAGTTGGAACCAAGTCTGCACCCAAGGTGAGGATTTGGGTATATTGGGTGCTACTAAAGTTGTTGTCACTCACCAGCACAATGGACTGACGACCATCTGCTAGTTTGGGACCGAAGGCAAGACCTTCTATATTATCCACTCCTGTAATCGGGTGATTTGCATCAGTGGGCAGATTGAGGTCAGTTAAATTCAACAGCAGACGCTTTTGGGCGGGTTTAATAGCTGCTAGTTGTTCAGCACTCAAACTATTGAGAGAATCGTAGAAACTAATGTCAGTCGCACCTTGCAAAGAAACTTCGTAGATTTTGATGGTATTGCCTACACCTTGGGCAAAGGAGCGTTCTAAGGCGAGGAAAGTGCCACGATTATCTATTGCCAATAAATCCGCCAAACCATTGTCAGCAGAGCCTGTGCTTGGGTTAGGTGCTTCGGGAATGGCATCGGTGATGTAAAGGTATTCTTTTTCTGGTTGTCCAGTAACCAGATTATATTGCAGAATCCGAGAAGAGCTACCACTGGTGAATGAGGCTTTTAATCCATCTTGGGAGAGGGCGTTTTCGGTGGCGGTAAATAGGGTTTTCTGGTCGGGTGTGATGGTGAGGCTTTCAAATGCCAGGTTATTGTATACACCTGATGTCTGCGTATCTCCGGCATCTACAATACCATTGTTGTTGGTATCTTCAACTACTGGCAGGAATTTGCTGGGGACAAAAAGCGATCCTACTTCTTGCCCTGTTGTAAGAGAAAATTCTTTAATAAAGGGATTGGTAACACGACCAGCAGTAGGATTAACTTCGCCTTCTGAAGAGATGAAGACTGTTCCATTGTTGCTTAAAGCAATGCCTTCAGGGTCAAGACTATTTAGTGGAAAAAATTTGCCGTTGGTATCTTTTAGGGTGGTGACATTGGTAAAAGTCACCCCGGAATCGGCAGCAGTGAAGGTATAAAAGCGGGCAGGAGCAACTTGAGAGCGATCGTCTGAGATGGCATAATAGCGGTTGTTAACAGCATCGTATGTGACACCAGATAATCCGCCCACTGGAGTTGGTGTGCCGTTGACATTTCCCGCCGCACCAGCAGGAATAAAGCCAGTAACGAAGGTAGTCTGCCTTTCAAAACTTACATTGGGAATGGTTTTACCTGCTTGAGTTGGTCTAGTTTGCACATCTGCGAACACCAAGCGATGGTCAGAACTGGGGAAGGGAAAAGTACCAACTGGGGAGAATGCCGGGTCATTATTCAGCGGCCAAAAGACTCCTGAGTCGGTAATTGTCAGGTCAGCAGAGGGTAGCACGTAATCAGTCCGCAGGTTTCCGGGAGCTGTATCAGCAAAGTCTGCGGTATCAAAGCTAGGATTTCCTTTTTGGCTAACGTTTGCACCACCTTGTAAAGCCGCTTGTTGGGGACCGCCAAAACTGGTAGGAATGACATTAGTATTGATCCCAGGATTTTGCAACAGTTGGCGAATAGCATTGTCATAACTATCACCATCTAATGGGTCAGCATTCTGATCGCCCATAATTACAAAGTCTGAGCCAGCAGCAATACCGCCTGTTTTACCCTGGTCATCATAAATGTAATTACCATTACCAGGGGTAATATAATCTGCCCAAAACCGAATTTCGTCATGGTTGCGCTTGCCGTTGCGGTCTTCCGCGCCATCAAAGGTCGGGGGTGTGGGGTGGCTAACAAGGGCGTGAATTGTTTTGCCGTTCACTTCGATGGGTACATCCCAGTGGCTTTTAGAGGAGAGGCGTAAAAGTGCCAGTTCCTCCTGAGAATACCAATCATTTGCCTGTGGCGTTGTGGGATCGTCGGG
The Nostoc punctiforme PCC 73102 genome window above contains:
- a CDS encoding phytase → MVINNTIRFSQFNASLNRSTQGQLAADLSTPNNAQAKAIAEIIQRNNPDVLLINEFDYSQEAVKLFQQNYLAISQNGATPVDYPYFYIAPSNTGIASGFDLNNNSAVVTTPGTSGYGDDAFGFGDFPGQYGMLLLSKYPIDTANIRTFQNFLWKDMPNALLPDDPTTPQANDWYSQEELALLRLSSKSHWDVPIEVNGKTIHALVSHPTPPTFDGAEDRNGKRNHDEIRFWADYITPGNGNYIYDDQGKTGGIAAGSDFVIMGDQNADPLDGDSYDNAIRQLLQNPGINTNVIPTSFGGPQQAALQGGANVSQKGNPSFDTADFADTAPGNLRTDYVLPSADLTITDSGVFWPLNNDPAFSPVGTFPFPSSDHRLVFADVQTRPTQAGKTIPNVSFERQTTFVTGFIPAGAAGNVNGTPTPVGGLSGVTYDAVNNRYYAISDDRSQVAPARFYTFTAADSGVTFTNVTTLKDTNGKFFPLNSLDPEGIALSNNGTVFISSEGEVNPTAGRVTNPFIKEFSLTTGQEVGSLFVPSKFLPVVEDTNNNGIVDAGDTQTSGVYNNLAFESLTITPDQKTLFTATENALSQDGLKASFTSGSSSRILQYNLVTGQPEKEYLYITDAIPEAPNPSTGSADNGLADLLAIDNRGTFLALERSFAQGVGNTIKIYEVSLQGATDISFYDSLNSLSAEQLAAIKPAQKRLLLNLTDLNLPTDANHPITGVDNIEGLAFGPKLADGRQSIVLVSDNNFSSTQYTQILTLGADLVPTAAPTVETRPGLFDDEDPALPAVDQNADADDPAIYVNATNAADSLVLTSVKNAGLRVYDLSGNLLQTVNPGGIRYNNIDLQYGFKLGNQSIDIAVASDRQNDKLAIFKINPNPGIDGNYLENITDSNIGTIFQASPFEPPYSASTRSSYGLTLYRSPITNDYYVFTSRRQTGDIAQFKLIDKGNGKIGAELVREFTIPSPTAADRSPQTEGMVVDQETGFLYIAQEDVGIWKFQAEPDGGTTGKLIDRVRFEGGSHLTDDAEGLTIYYGKNGTGYLLASSQGDSTFVAYTREGNNEYVGNFAVGNNGSIDRVQESDGADVINVPLGPNFPFGLFVTQDGSNEPAKNIDGENVNSNFKLVPWENIANALPNFLNIDTTSYDPRNPVNLTGVKPTFLGSFGSSNSDNITVQPGKTFFAGDGADFVEGTEGNTIQAGNDDDTVLVGSNSSVSAGDGNDQIVIGQNGAAQNISADGGNGDDVITVVEANGNNNLFGAEGNDTLTVIEGSRQSLFGGLGNDTLTSNGSNNRLYGGSGDDKIFSNTNDSLFGGDGDDVLFAGQGGSNRLSGGAGADQFWIANASLPSSKNIITDFTAGIDKIGLGGIGITQFSGLTLLQQGSDTLVKAGNTELASLVGITSTNLTANDFVFSASIVA
- a CDS encoding esterase-like activity of phytase family protein → MAIENGRTTASAYVDTVNNSDNRIIVPLLTVGDEVPLLTSTFDIDEAPQVDATEKYAFTGIPDGTGATQVTIAGKTYNYVWLNHELGGSVTTDISSTFPGEKITGARVSLFVFDENWKVIGGKNLIDTIVDSTGTYTLNTQTGLYTNASGATISPFDRFCSSYLAQSGFVDASGTEVPVYFAPEEGGDTSRGWAVTPDGTAQALDGLGRYRKENVVAASQYRAENSDQTVLFVSEDNDDGELYLWVGQQTADDPNGFNNGDLYVLKVNGAEFEGQVSEGTQKAATWTKVDKSIIFNADGTPKVDGSDLTAFVNSANNSTSFQRIEDFAEDQNNPGTFYFVTTGTKNKQGQGTAAGATDNPAEAEDPYGRLYRFKLNTSDPTAGISDFELLLTGGPGKGVSYDNITVDKSGKILLQEDQTSYGGDVMAAENREASVWSFDPTTKAIARVFALNEDAAGTVYNDPNAKGQWESSGIIEIPSESLPGSGAYLFDVQAHTVKNNVAGAPDQNILNGNHAEGGQLLAAIPQIAQKPVQDGRTTDPAYVKALDGSNYRLNQLLTVGDEIPLLQGEFGSFVPSGTEKYAFTGIPDGLGIYETDDAYYVFVNHELSDTTKTDFSSTISGQITGGRISLLQFDKNWKLVGGKDLIENAVDSKGNELGKITVTSDAVTQTGINFGRFCSAYLATYGFEGGPIFFTADEQNSDSLGWSVTTDGTAQSIDGLGRFSKENVLAASQYRATNSGKTVLLSTEDNGDGELYMFVGNQTAEDPNGLKDGDLYVLKVTGYDNETLAEGTKVKATWTKVDRSAVYDTKGTEDRGDDQLLNAGKPLSDWVNGSDNGVLRSTNFRRLEDITEDPNNPGTFYFVTTGTEDQLANGTFENPYGKAYRFSLNASDPTAEISNFELVLTGGPNTGVSYDNVTVDKNGKLLLQEDTAGLGGEIIDAQQRNDRVWSYDIATDTIKPLFEVDQNAQGTAFNSGLGSWESSGIIEAASNPQLGRSSYLFDVQASGVLNDVDLNQLNVLNGEHSRGGQLLIATPVPQVELVGFASLPADTFSDGPVSGADISANGRTGPFPGQPIQGFSGVQFANSDSLYFLSDNGYGSKDNSEDFLLRINRLDPNFKGTENGDGSVKVLDYIQLSDPNNKVPFQIVNEGTTGRLLTGADFDVESFVFDKDGTIWVGEEFGPYLLHFDASGKLLEAPIATPDRFKTLDGEAPKVIGHRGASGYRPEHTLESYKQAIARGADFIEPDLVVTKDGVLIARHEPALAVLNADGTVNFSNTTTDVYKHPEFADRKKTVSLDGNTITGWFAEDFTLAEIKTLRAEERLPFRDQSFDGLFEIPTLTEIIDLVKQVEADTGKKIGIYPETKHPTYSADEATYVGTTDKINRNISQLLIDTLKANNFTDPSRIFIQSFEVSNLKELHDVIMPAAGVDIPLVQLLDASDIDINGKIIESQPYDLKVSGDTRTYGDLRTPEGLAEVATYADGIGPWKRMIVSVKGTDANGDGKADDVNGDGAVNDADKTTLPPSTLIQDAHNAGLQVHPYTFRAEDQYLAADYKGKLELEIQQFYQLGVDALFSDFPDIADEVRDQLRDDPQYNVVRSPQNPDVLSGDAFANLGGSKGFEGGAINASKTKLYMLLEGTVQGDTPGALRINEFDLASHKYTDKKLYYRLDNPANAIGDLAVINDNEYLVIERDNGQGASAKFKRIYKIDLSKADSNGYVAKEEVADLLNIQDPNDLNGDGKTTFDFPFVTIENVLVVDKNTILVANDNNYPFSTGRPGNDPQNPVIDNNEILLLKLEKPLNLAPGLGQPQTEEINFGSTTSDDITVQPNQTLFTGDGADFVEGTKGNTIQTGNGEDTVLAGSDSSVSTGDGNDQIFIGQNGPAQNTSADGGNGNDVITVVEASGSNNLLGGTGDDSLTVIEGSRQSLFGGSGNDTLRSGGSNNRLYGGSGDDKLFSNFNDSLSGGDGDDVLFAGQQGGNRLTGGTGADQFWIANANLPTSKNIVTDFVVGIDKIGLGGIGVTQFSALTLLQQGSDTLVKAGNTELASLVGVTSTSLTANDFVFSASVI